From the genome of Tripterygium wilfordii isolate XIE 37 chromosome 6, ASM1340144v1, whole genome shotgun sequence:
ATATAATAGCATAATCTTTCTTCTCTGCAAGAGTGGTCAAGTTATGGAAGCTGAAAAGATCTTGAGGGAGATGTTGACCCTACAAATAACTCCTGATAATGTGGTTTACACAACTCTTATTGATGGTTTCTGTAAATTGGGCAATATTCCTGCTGCTTATAAGCTATTTGATGAAATGCGCAGTCAGAAAATATGTTCCGATGTTATAACATATACTGCCATTATTTGTGGGCTTGTTCAAAGTGGGAAGATGATGGAAGTAGGTAATCTTTTCCAAGAAATGCAGAGAATAGGGTTGGAAGCAGATGAAGTTACTTATACAGCTGTTATTGATGGTTATTGCAAAGCAGGTGATATAAAAAGAGCCTTTTCTCTTCACAATCAGATGGTTCAGATGGGCCTTACTCCAACGGTTGCCACATACACTGCGCTTGCTGATGGCCTTTGTAAAAATGGCGAGTTAGAGACAGCAAATGAGCTTCTTCATGAGATGTGCAGAAAGGGCCTTCAACTGAACATCTACACTTACAACTGTATTGTTAATGGTCTTTGTAAAGCTGGAAACATAAGACAAGCGGTGCAGCTTATGGAAGAAATGGAAATTTCAGGGTTCCAGCCTGATACTATCACTTATACGACTATAATGGATGCTTACTGTAAAACTGGAGAGATTGTCAAAGCTCATGAGCTCCTGCGGAAGATGCTGGAGAAAGGTCTTCAACCTACAGTTGTTACATTCAATGTGCTGGTGAATGGGTTTTGTATGTCAGGAATGCTGGAAGATGCCGAGAAGCTACTGACATGGATGTTGGAGAAGGGCATAAGGCCGAATGCAACTACCTACAATTCTATAATAAGGCAGTACTGCATTAAAAATAATATGCGAAGAACAACTGAGATTTATAGGGGGATGTTTGCTCAAGGAGTGATTCCTGATAGTAACACATATAACATTTTGATAAAGGGGCATTCCAAAGCCAGGAATATGAAAGAGGCTTGGTTTTTGAGCAGAGAAATGATTGAGAAGGGATTTAGTCTCACAGCTAGTTCTTATAATGCTCTTATCAAAGGCTTTCTTAGGAGGAAGAAAATCTCGGAAGCTACGGAACTATTTGAAGAGATGAGAAGAGAAGGGCTGCCTGCTGACAGAGAAATATACAGCATTTTTGCTGATATGAACTATGAAGAAGGGAACATGGAAGCCACTCTCGACCTTTGTGATGAAGCAATAGAAAAATGTCTTGTGGGTACGTGTCTCTTCTTTATATGTGGTTAATCGGTTAATCCTATATGTTTAAGATTCTGAGCATTGTATCATCCATGAAAAtgtgttatttttatttctaagtTTTAGCTTGTTATCGAAATATAATATGATGGCTTAGAAGCTTACATGTATTATGCAGAATTGCAGATATATAACTTCAAAGCTCTGCACGGAGATTTATATTGTGAAGACCATATATTTAGTTTGGTCCTAATACCTTGCTCCTTCATTTCCTTGAGTGTAATACCTCGATGATGGATGAGTATGCAGACATTTGATTCAGACAGATGACTTAAGGCAACTAAAGAAACAAAGAGATGCATATAAGAGGAAATAAGAAGACGGTtactaaacatatatattttacatatgaATGTTATACGTAGAAATTATGTACTCCTTTGAATCTTTGctgttaatatatatttttacttgAAACTAAGAGACACATATAAGAGGACATAAGAAGACAGTtactaaacatatatattttacatatgaATGTTATATGTAGAAATTacaacttaccaaaaaaaaagttctacGTAGAAATTACGTACTCCTTTGAATCTTTGctgttaatatatatttttacttgCTGTATACCTATGTTAGAGAATCAAGTAAGTTAATTTGGCTTCTGTTGCGTGGACtttcagtttgtgattgtgagtCATGTTTGTGcttttttgtatatattttccatttttcaTGTGGGAGTTCTGCACGCTCAATTTCTCTGTATATGTTGGGTTTTACAAATTGAGTTTTTGCTTTAAACCGCTGTACAGTACTACCTGAAGACAGGGACTTGCAAATTTTGGGCCACTTGCAAGTTTCATCATCCTAGAGAGAAGGCTGGGCATTGCTGGAAGAGTTTCCTTAAACATTTTGGGTTATCCACTTCGCCCGGTTTGGATTTTGTCTCTGGGTGAGTTTTCTTATGATCATATGCACTTAACAGTTTGTCTTCTTTGATTGATAAAAACtaatgttttgtttcttttccttctttttttatcagAATGAGATTGAATCTGCTTATTATTTAAGAACTCGACAATGCAAGTTTGGGGGCACTTGTAAATTTCACCATCCATCAACCGAATAATATGATGGTTCCATTGTGTGGTTCACTAATGCTCAATCTCCAACAACTCCTGGTCAGCAGTCATATTCCAGGGGGGATAACAAATTGGTCAAGAGCGTCATTTATCACTTGCCCACGCTGGCAGGGTTTTTCTAATTATACACCTCTAATTTTTCAACAGGGAGATGTATCACTCCATCCTACAGTGTAAGCCTTTCTTTACCCTGAATGAATTTGGGTCCAACTAGCATTCTTGTTTACATTACTTGAACAGGGGTAGTCTTATTCAAAAATGATTCAATTACACAGGTTTCTAATTATGGTTGTTTATATTGAAGTTTTTCCAAGTGCTTGATGCTATGTTTAAGATCTTTTTATTAGCTGTATCCACCTTTCttatttgtctcttttttttttatatttatgaaGGCATAGAACTTATGCCAAGCAACCTTTTTGCTGAAATGGGACTTGCATTCCTCTTCAGTGATCATGACTAGAGAGATTTGCTTTGCTTTTCTGAAATTTGGAAAGAGCATTGGTCTTGATCTGCTAGACCTCCAATTCATTATTAACCTTCGAATTACATTCCTTGTCGACCTAATATTGAATCTAGTTAGATGCTGTATGACGAGAGCCATGATACTTGAAGTTGTCATGGATCGATATGGTTTTGGAGTTTGGACATCGAACGCTGAGGTCTTCGAATGTTTCTCCATATGGTTTGGATTGAATCAGAATCAAATGTAGGAATATGGTTACACATATAGCCAGAACCGCCACTTGAAAAGTTTTAGAAATTCTAAAGCAAAATGCTAGCCTAACATTACCATGGTTATTAAATATTGATTACGAAAGGTCCATTAGCGGCATAGAAGTGAAGTAAACCACTTAGTAGCCTATATCATAATTTGAACTTGTTATGCCAGTTGGTCGAATACCATATTATGCAACTTGTAAGAATAGGTATTCTTTGGTATTAGACTTGTTCTAATCTCGGAAAATTTAGTTTTTGTTGGTTTACCTGTGGTTGTAATTGTTTGTCCTTTATTGTGCAAGTTGATATTTAGTAtgcatgttttttttgttgaactTTGGCTCATTTCTGGTTGATTAAATAAGCTGGTAAAAAATTGAGGACTCACAGCCATTCTATCCCTTGGTACAGGGCCAACTTGGGTCAGTTTCATCATCGGATAGTCAGCATCAAACAGTGAGAAACAGTCAGATCTATGAAACTAGAGTAATCTGGAGTAGGAGGACCTCAAGGCAGATATTCTCTTTTCCGCTATGGCTCTGTCTGTCTCAATGAGGTTTTATGCATTGCACAGGGAAAATGTATTTCCTGAGAGACCTGGTCAGCCTGAATGCCAGTTTTACATGAAAACTGGAGACTGTAAGTTTGGTGCAGTTTTGAGATTCCACCGTCCAAGAGAGAGACATTCCTGCTCCTGACTGTCTTGAGTCTCATAGGCCTTCCCTTTCGACCTGAGTTATATTACCTCCAGGCGGTTTTTATATCGTTTATGATTGTCTTAagcctccattttttttttgttacttttgaAGTCTGCTGGTTGAGTTAAAACTCGTCTGTATTTGCATATTTATGTCCCAACTAACCGAGGTTGTTTTCGGACTTGTCTTAGTATTTGTTGCTTGCTAGCCTTGCTTAATGGTAACCTGCTTATGTTCTTAAATTTTTGAACCACTTTCTGATACATATTgctttgttgaaaagaaaagtatcAAGTACTGATAAATTTTCACTTAAAGCTTTCCTTAGAAAAGATGAGACCACACCACATAGTTTTTGAAACTACGTGTTCAAGCACCAGCCAAGTGACTTACCAAACTCTGTTCGCATTTCAAACTATAAAATAGTGCACCAACCCTTTCCACTCCCAAACAAGCTTACACAAAAACCGCAATTGTAATTAATtgctctgtttctgtttctcttATGTACGTTTCTCACTCACTCTAGTCTCTGCTCCTCATATTTTCCGGGGCTTAGTTTAATTGGTGGGTATGTCAAAGAGCAAGGAAGTGAGGTTGATTGGGGCTTGGCCAAGCCCATTTGTGATTAGAGCAAGGATAGCCCTCAACATCAAATCTGTAGAGTATGAGTTTCTTCAAGAGACTTTTGGATCTAAGAGTGAgcttctcctcaaatcaaatcCTGTGCACAAGAAAATCCCAGTTCTACTTCACCAAGACAAACCCATATGCGAGTCTCTCATAATTGTGCAGTACATTGATGAGGTCTGGTCCTCTGGCCCCTCAATTCTCCCCTCTGATCCCTATGACCGCGCCCTCGCTCGCTTCTGGGCCGCTTATGTCGATGAAAAGGTCATTTTCTTGTTTGATAAGTCGATTATAATTATTTGCATGAAAGAGGACTTGAcaaaatctttttttattttttttatgtttgataGTTGTTTCCTTCGATGAGAGGGATTTCAACGGCACAAGGAGAGGAGGCGAAGAAGGCGGCGATCGAGCTATTCAAAGATGTTGTGGTGGTTATGGAGGATGCATTTGGGAAGTGCGGGAAAGGGAAGGTCTTTTTTGGAGGAGAAGAAATTGGGTTGGTGGACATAGCATTTGGGAGCATGTTGGGGTGGTTGAGAGTGACTGAGAACATGAATGGTGTGAAGGTTTTTGATGAAACCACAACTCCTAAACTTTTGGGATGGGTTGAGAGGTTTTCTGCTGCTGATGCTGTCAAGGATGTTATGCCTGAGACAGAGAAGCTGATGGAGTTCGCCAAGTTACTTCAGGCCAAGATGAGagatgctgctgctgctgctgctactcCTAAGTAGGCATGTATGAATGTAAATGCCACCTTGTTGAATTAAGTTGTTGGGGGGTAGGCAATGAATAAGGAAACAACTTTAATGaacatttattgttcttatctttcCTTCTATGTTATAGCTTAATTTGGTTGGCTTTAATTGAGAACctaattaaaatgaaaatgaaatttaaaaattatttcataatagtcaattttaaatttgatgAGAAGTAACTAAAATAAAAGTAGAATAGGTATGGTAAAACAACTCCCTGGAGTTGCATAGTTGGGTGGTCAATTAATCTTGATATATTAACAAGGAGTTTTAAattcaaatacatttttttggTTCAATTATAATGTGTGAGAAGGGGAACTCACACGCTCGCAATTTATCATGTAGGACAAGTTTTAATATAAGTTAAATATCATCCCTCATTAGTTTTGTTTCAAGAATAAAACTCTTAAAAGCCTTATTCCACAAAATCAATGTAGTTTAACTAAATTctaaaaatgacaaaaagttaaaatatatgattttattatctaaaatactcccatcttcatcctcaaacatgacaaaTGCCTCTTGCACATAATTCATCTTTGACCTTCGCCAGAAGCTTTGTCTCCGTCATCGAAAGTTTCGTCTCTACCCCTCATGGCTGATTTGAGAgttttatgacattttttagtgatttttcatcctgatttttgttgtattcgaactagatctactcatattcaccacgagacttgtagatcttattgtttttctttaatcTGTCATCATATCATTATTTTCGGTAGTTTCTATGGTGATTCTCGTGGTTTTTCAGTTCTGATTTGGGATCTGCAGACTGCTGGTgatttgttatctgtttcgaataatttgatatttatcatAATGttaattgttttgataaatgttatctgtcttgttaaaatgttatgtctttaatgaaatattatctatttgaagtttcaaaaccGATATCATATCAGAATAGATccgaaacatatataatatttgaagaTTCAGATCCAatttcagaaagaaaaaaaagaattaaaaaaagtaattaaacctcaaaggtgatgcgttTTGGTCCGTGGAATTGATTGGGAGTGTTGATGGTCGTCGGCTTTGGCCGTATTGGCcgaatctagctctttttcataCGATGACATTGATTTCACGAAGTTTTTTCTATGATTCAGGTGATAATCGACTGTTGGTGATGATTGAGCTTTGATCGGGTTGACCTAGAGTTTCATTTGAGTAGTTCATTCGTCGAAAACAATGGTCGGACGACCAACTTCCGATATGATAGCGCTAGGAAGAAGAATAAAAGAGGGAGGATATTTTGATAAGTTGAtaagttttgtcctttttttctaaagtttttttttaggttGTCATTGTTAGAATATAATTTTTAACTTTCGTCCTTAGGGGTAAAAACCCATTaatatacaaaaaagaaaaagtcaccATATAATATAAAGGAATCCAAATTTATACCAAAAAGGtaagtaattaattaagagaATCCACGTTAGCTCTTCATACTAAATCGTCTTAAATATAACAAAATGAATCATTTTATAGTTTTacaatattataatttaaaagtaCTCTACATTTATTTGCTCCTAAAATTCATGTCGTTTATTTTTTGCTTATCGTAGGGGTTCTATATTCTTATTGGCTTCCAGagctcatcttcttttttttttctttttttgtattcaTACAATTCCTTGATTTTTGACCCCTATTTTTTGTTGATTGCCATATTCTCAGTATTGTTCAATTTGTAAATTCTCGATCTTGCAgttcttgtttgatttttttttgaaaggattcTTGTTTGATTCCTATTCGTTGTAAATTGCAATTGAAACATTTTGGCATGCAATCTAGGCATCCATTCATATTTGAGGATTTTGAATTGTTagaaatttttaaataaaaaaattatttttcgaaacatttttcaaatgccatgaaattgattttattattcGATAAATATTATTCATATTTTATAAGTATATTATTTGCaacaatatttaaataaaataaaatagtttttcaattttcaaatgaaaattATTTTAGAAAATTTCGCATTGAAATTTTCTAAAATAGTATAATATTTTCCAAGCAAGTTTTGGGACGACGTAAGTGCATggaaatttaatataaaattttatacATCATACTTGTATTGCGATTGTGGATTCTACTAGTGGTTGTACGATAGGGTTTCTCTTTCGTTGCTACTCGCATGGTGATATGGGGTATTGCTAACCTCTTGTCTTGGCACAACAATGCGATGTGTGCCACAGCATCTAAGGAGTGTTTCGGAATGCTGTGTGCATGATAATTATTGTTGTGATATatgtatctttatatatatgtatgtatttatttatttatttatgcatgGATTTTGTTGTCATGTGGCATGATCATGTACATTTCTTCCTACCTCATTTTATTGTTGAAatcactagttttgctttcttgtTTCAGTAGGCATGTTCTACGCAATTGTTGTCTTGTAGTTTTGCTCACTCGGATAGCTCTGAGCTCTTGTAGAATACTTATCCCTATTGAATTTTGTAATTCATCACCTTCTTGTTTTCCCTTTCACGTGAGTTCGATGAGGGTGGCTAACACCCTATGAAGTGGGTGCGATGGACGTGGATATTAAGGTTCCTATAGGATTAGGGTTTGCTTAGTAttagaatttctttttcaaGCTTCCACAactttttagtgttttagacTTATTTACcatttatcatgaatttttagtatttattttgAATAATGACTTCCAACGTTTTGAGGAGTTTGCATAATAAAGATAGTGGAAGTTAGTTTAGTTTGTTCTCTTATTGGGACGGTGTATATGTATTACATACGTAGTAGTGTGTATTTGTTGGATCTAGGTTTCAATTTGCTTCCGCCGCACCTAACAAGAAATTAatgatttttgaaattattttgtgTTGACTTTGTTATTTCCTATTATTGCACATTGTTTTGTACTTGCTcattttaaagtttaaacatttCTTTAAGCGGAAAAATTGGGATTTCTGACAAAAATAATGCTACCATGTTGAATAAAGTAGTTGGATACGaagtaaattaataaataactttTATCAACAGTAATTGGTTTCCTTTAAGGATCAAgtaaattacttgaaactatAAAATATTATGAAAATTTTCAGCAAGCATTTGTATGAGGTAAAGTAATCAACTAATTATGGTAGGCGTTCattattaaaaagaaagaaagaaagagataaaaaaaaaaccattcatATAAAAGAAGtcgcaaagaaaataaaaaaaatctaaaattacattacaatttacaaaaaaTACAATCCCAAAAAAGGAACACCGTATTAATATTCTCTCAtgttaaaagacaaaaaatagaaaagcatCTTACTTTTGAACAATCTACTAACTACCTAGTCTTGAAAAATTAATGTCAGCTTGCTTGTTTGCGAGACATGAGACATGTACCTAAAAAATTGGTTGTGTCATGGATGACCACATATTCTCTTGGCATTAATTGAGGACAAAGATTTGTATCCTCCAccattcaaacttcaaagcacGGTTGGTTCTATTAGTCAAAAATCTTTCACCAAATGGTATGAACACCATGGCTACGTTCACACTTCACGAATCTACTATTAATACGATCGCCGCCCTCTGAATCTCCTAAACCAATTCTGTGTTACCATGGCAAAGAGTGATTTGAAGCTTCTGGGTTCGTTGGGAAGCCCATTTGTGTTGAGGGCTGCAATTGCTCTGAACATCAAATCCGTTGATTATGAGTTTATTGAGGATAACCTTGCACCCAAAAGTGAGCTTCTTCTCCAAACCAATCCTGTGCACAAGAAAATCCCTGTTCTCATTCACAATGACAAACCCATTTGCGAATCTCTCGTAATTGTGCAATATATTGATGAGGCTTGGTCCTCTGGCCCCCCAATTCTTCCTTCTGATCCTTATGACCGTGCCATTGCTCGATTTTGGGCTGCTTATATTGATGATAAGGTACTCAAAGTTCCTCCTTTTAGGCGTTGATGAtatgggtttttcttttttccttcctaATGTGAATTTTAATTGTGATTGTAGTGGTTTCCATCTGTGAGAGGCATTTTGTTTgctggaggagaagaagaaaggaaagctGTGCTTGCACAAGTGGAAGAAGGTCTATTGCTATTGGAGGGTGCAGTTGTGGCTTGCAGCAAAGCAAAGGCCTTCTTTGGAGGAGATGAGATTGGGTTTTTGGACATTGCTTTTGGGTGTTTCTTGGCATGGCTTAGGGTGATTGAGAAGGCAAATGGAGCGAAATTGCTTGATGAAGCCAAATTCCCAAATCTGACAGATTGGGCTGAGAGGTTTTGTGCTCATGCTGCTGTGAAGGACGTCATGCCTGAGACTGACAAGCTCGCTAAGTTTGCTAAGGTTCTTCAAGCCAGGAAGAAATCTGCTGCAGCTGCTCCATCAAAGTAGTGAAATGGTTTGTGAACTTGTCCAACAATATATTGGGTGGAAGTTCCTTTTGATTTTTGGTGTGTAGATGTCTGTTTGTTTCTCATTATCTACTTGAATTGGTTTTTCATATCTGAAGTGCTCTCTTTTTTCCATTAAAGAGATGGGCCGttcattataaaataaaaaaggaaaaaggaaagagaTAGAAAAACCATTCCTATATAAAAAAAGTCTCAGAGAcaacaaaaaaatctaaaattacATAACAATTTACAAGAAATACAACCCAAAAAATACCGTATTAAAAGTATCTTACTTGTCAACAATCATCTACTAACTACCAAGTCTTGAGAAATTAAGGTCAGCTTGCTTGTTTGCGAGACACGTACCTAAAAATTGGTTGTGTCATCGATGAGCACATATTCTCTTGGCATTAATTGAGGACAAAGATTTGTATCCTCcccattcaaatttcaaagcacGTTTCTATTAGTCAACAATCTTTCACCAAATGGTATGAACACCATGGCTGCGTTCAAACTTCACAAATCTACTATTAATCTGATCGCCCTCTGAATCTCCTAAACCAATTCTGTGTTACCATGGCAAAGAGTGATTTGAAACTTCTGGGTTCGTTGGGAAGCCCATTTGTGTTGAAGGCTGCAATTGCTCTGAACATCAAATCCGTTGATTATGAGTTTATTGAGGATAACCTTGCACCCAAAAGTGAGCTTCTTCTCCAAACCAATCCTGTGCACAAGAAAATCCCTGTTCTCATTCACAATGACAAACCCATTTGCGAATCTCTCGTAATTGTGCAATATATTGATGAGGCTTGGTCCTCTGGCTCCCCAATTCTTCCTTCTGATCCTTATGACCGTGCCATTGCTCGATTTTGGGCTGCTTATATTGATGATAAGGTACTCAAAGTTCCTCCTTTTAGGCGTTGATGAGTGTGACTTGATTGATTGCCCACCAAGTGTTCGACCATTTGCCACGGTCATTTTACGCCTCTTTTGATCCGTAAATGTCTTTTTTTATtatgggtttttctttttccttcctaATGTGAATTTGAATTGTGATTTTGTAGTGGTTTCCATCTGTGGGAGGCATTTTGTATgctggaggagaagaagaaaggaaagctGTGCTTGCACAAGTGGAAGAAGGTCTATTGCTATTGGAGGGTGCGTTTGTGGATTGCAGCAAAGCAAAGGCCTTCTTTGGAGGAGATGAGATTGGGTTTTTGGACATTGCATTTGGGTGTTTCTTGGCATGGCTTAGGGTGAATGAGAAGGCCAATGGTGTGAAATTGCTTGATGAAACCAAATTCCCAAATCTGACAGATTGGGCTGAGAGGTTTTGTGCTCATGCTGCTGTGAAGGACGTCATGCCTGGGACTGACAAGATCGCTCGGTTTGCTAAGGTTCTTCAAGCCAGGAAGaaatctgctgctgctgctgctgctccaTCAAAGTAGTGAAATTGTTTGTGAACTTGTGCAACAATATATTGGGCGGAAGTTCCTTTTGATTTTTGGTGTGTAGATGTCAGTTAGTTTCTCATTATTTACTTGAATTGGTTTTTCTTATCTAAAGTGCTCTTTTTTTCCATTAATCAGAATGTCCAAGTGTTTCTGTCCTTGAACAAGGAACAAGGTCTCCCGCTATTAGCAGGAGACCAAATTAGTGTAACGTGTCAAAGAACAGTATTAGTATTAGAATGCAGGGATGAAACAACTTTAACTAATTGAAAAGATCTGTGCCTCCTTCTGTTAGGACTGCTTATGCAGCTGAATGTATTTTGGCTGATTATGGTTTATCTTAATATATTGTCTCCTTTCAAAAAAACTAATTGAAAAGATTAGCAATCACAGGAAAGAGATCTTAATTTTAAACTTTTAATTGTTAGTTGTTAGTAGTAGTAAACTCATGTAATCCATCGTTTATCTAACACATTTGTGATTTGAGCTCAACAATGGAGGTCATAGAGTGCATAAGTGCGCATCCCCTATTTATCAATTACaaattcattcttttttttgttaatcatcatcaatgataccatacaaatttatcttttgaACATCTAGTATGAATCTAAACTCGAAATGTCAATGACAATTTGAGGGGATGGGATTACCGTTTCTCTTCAACAAAACTAGTacaaatccaaaaacaaaagtaGAGAAATAATTTCACAATGGGTTAATACAATTTTTGGCCATTGAAAAATGATCAGTGTTCTAATTTGGTCAATGATTGTCAAACTGTTCCAATTTGATCACCAACACATTAATTTGTGCCAATTAACCACCCAGACAGAAATTGTTCATTTCAATCAGTCAATTCTGTCCGTATGACTAAATTGGCACAAATTAAAATGTAGGTGATCAAATTGGAATAATTTGACAGTCAGTGGCCAAATTAGAACATTCGCCATCAAAGCACTGATACTTCGAAAGCCTATACCTCCCACACTTTTTAGCTCACATAATTTGTTCTAAGCAAACCAGCAAAGAGCTTTCTGGTCCAAGTTCCCCCTCCAAACTTGTCTCAAAAGTCTATCAATATTATCACATAAGCATTGAGGAATTTTGAACAGCTGCATTGTATATGTCGGAATTGCTTGGAGGACTGATTTGATGAAGACTTCTTTAAACATCGATGAGACCAACTTGAGGCCttcctttttattttatcaatcaTATAGTTGACTGCCTTTCTTCTTGACTGTCCAACAGTAGCCGGCAA
Proteins encoded in this window:
- the LOC119999405 gene encoding glutathione S-transferase U17-like, translated to MSKSKEVRLIGAWPSPFVIRARIALNIKSVEYEFLQETFGSKSELLLKSNPVHKKIPVLLHQDKPICESLIIVQYIDEVWSSGPSILPSDPYDRALARFWAAYVDEKLFPSMRGISTAQGEEAKKAAIELFKDVVVVMEDAFGKCGKGKVFFGGEEIGLVDIAFGSMLGWLRVTENMNGVKVFDETTTPKLLGWVERFSAADAVKDVMPETEKLMEFAKLLQAKMRDAAAAAATPK
- the LOC119999404 gene encoding pentatricopeptide repeat-containing protein At1g05670, mitochondrial isoform X2, encoding MTALCHCLQFFYHQRPLDFPTKYFQFFFIGPFFSQRLSSLFSTSTRPFPNYSPKKPSIRDSEIVCQISTAIKLRHSEPLHHILKAYESKFRSDYLIWVLMDIKNDYQLVLDFVDWVALRRDPTLEARCIVIQIAVASKDLKMAHKLIREFWEKPNLDISLSFTHFVEQLIYTYRDWGSDPRTFDVLFQVLVECRMLNEAKDLFHKLLNYGLVISVDSCNLYLTHLSRDIDGLPNIIKVFKEFPEVGVRWNTASYNIIIGSLCRSGKVREAHHLLLQMEWKGCIPDIVTYSTVINGYCHAGELQIVLKLLEEMQIKGVRLNRYTYNSIIFLLCKSGQVMEAEKILREMLTLQITPDNVVYTTLIDGFCKLGNIPAAYKLFDEMRSQKICSDVITYTAIICGLVQSGKMMEVGNLFQEMQRIGLEADEVTYTAVIDGYCKAGDIKRAFSLHNQMVQMGLTPTVATYTALADGLCKNGELETANELLHEMCRKGLQLNIYTYNCIVNGLCKAGNIRQAVQLMEEMEISGFQPDTITYTTIMDAYCKTGEIVKAHELLRKMLEKGLQPTVVTFNVLVNGFCMSGMLEDAEKLLTWMLEKGIRPNATTYNSIIRQYCIKNNMRRTTEIYRGMFAQGVIPDSNTYNILIKGHSKARNMKEAWFLSREMIEKGFSLTASSYNALIKGFLRRKKISEATELFEEMRREGLPADREIYSIFADMNYEEGNMEATLDLCDEAIEKCLVVLPEDRDLQILGHLQVSSS
- the LOC119999404 gene encoding pentatricopeptide repeat-containing protein At1g05670, mitochondrial isoform X3; translated protein: MTALCHCLQFFYHQRPLDFPTKYFQFFFIGPFFSQRLSSLFSTSTRPFPNYSPKKPSIRDSEIVCQISTAIKLRHSEPLHHILKAYESKFRSDYLIWVLMDIKNDYQLVLDFVDWVALRRDPTLEARCIVIQIAVASKDLKMAHKLIREFWEKPNLDISLSFTHFVEQLIYTYRDWGSDPRTFDVLFQVLVECRMLNEAKDLFHKLLNYGLVISVDSCNLYLTHLSRDIDGLPNIIKVFKEFPEVGVRWNTASYNIIIGSLCRSGKVREAHHLLLQMEWKGCIPDIVTYSTVINGYCHAGELQIVLKLLEEMQIKGVRLNRYTYNSIIFLLCKSGQVMEAEKILREMLTLQITPDNVVYTTLIDGFCKLGNIPAAYKLFDEMRSQKICSDVITYTAIICGLVQSGKMMEVGNLFQEMQRIGLEADEVTYTAVIDGYCKAGDIKRAFSLHNQMVQMGLTPTVATYTALADGLCKNGELETANELLHEMCRKGLQLNIYTYNCIVNGLCKAGNIRQAVQLMEEMEISGFQPDTITYTTIMDAYCKTGEIVKAHELLRKMLEKGLQPTVVTFNVLVNGFCMSGMLEDAEKLLTWMLEKGIRPNATTYNSIIRQYCIKNNMRRTTEIYRGMFAQGVIPDSNTYNILIKGHSKARNMKEAWFLSREMIEKGFSLTASSYNALIKGFLRRKKISEATELFEEMRREGLPADREIYSIFADMNYEEGNMEATLDLCDEAIEKCLVE
- the LOC119999406 gene encoding glutathione S-transferase U17-like, which encodes MAKSDLKLLGSLGSPFVLKAAIALNIKSVDYEFIEDNLAPKSELLLQTNPVHKKIPVLIHNDKPICESLVIVQYIDEAWSSGSPILPSDPYDRAIARFWAAYIDDKWFPSVGGILYAGGEEERKAVLAQVEEGLLLLEGAFVDCSKAKAFFGGDEIGFLDIAFGCFLAWLRVNEKANGVKLLDETKFPNLTDWAERFCAHAAVKDVMPGTDKIARFAKVLQARKKSAAAAAAPSK
- the LOC119999404 gene encoding pentatricopeptide repeat-containing protein At1g05670, mitochondrial isoform X1 — protein: MTALCHCLQFFYHQRPLDFPTKYFQFFFIGPFFSQRLSSLFSTSTRPFPNYSPKKPSIRDSEIVCQISTAIKLRHSEPLHHILKAYESKFRSDYLIWVLMDIKNDYQLVLDFVDWVALRRDPTLEARCIVIQIAVASKDLKMAHKLIREFWEKPNLDISLSFTHFVEQLIYTYRDWGSDPRTFDVLFQVLVECRMLNEAKDLFHKLLNYGLVISVDSCNLYLTHLSRDIDGLPNIIKVFKEFPEVGVRWNTASYNIIIGSLCRSGKVREAHHLLLQMEWKGCIPDIVTYSTVINGYCHAGELQIVLKLLEEMQIKGVRLNRYTYNSIIFLLCKSGQVMEAEKILREMLTLQITPDNVVYTTLIDGFCKLGNIPAAYKLFDEMRSQKICSDVITYTAIICGLVQSGKMMEVGNLFQEMQRIGLEADEVTYTAVIDGYCKAGDIKRAFSLHNQMVQMGLTPTVATYTALADGLCKNGELETANELLHEMCRKGLQLNIYTYNCIVNGLCKAGNIRQAVQLMEEMEISGFQPDTITYTTIMDAYCKTGEIVKAHELLRKMLEKGLQPTVVTFNVLVNGFCMSGMLEDAEKLLTWMLEKGIRPNATTYNSIIRQYCIKNNMRRTTEIYRGMFAQGVIPDSNTYNILIKGHSKARNMKEAWFLSREMIEKGFSLTASSYNALIKGFLRRKKISEATELFEEMRREGLPADREIYSIFADMNYEEGNMEATLDLCDEAIEKCLVELQIYNFKALHGDLYCEDHIFSLVLIPCSFISLSVIPR
- the LOC119999407 gene encoding glutathione S-transferase U17-like, with translation MAKSDLKLLGSLGSPFVLRAAIALNIKSVDYEFIEDNLAPKSELLLQTNPVHKKIPVLIHNDKPICESLVIVQYIDEAWSSGPPILPSDPYDRAIARFWAAYIDDKWFPSVRGILFAGGEEERKAVLAQVEEGLLLLEGAVVACSKAKAFFGGDEIGFLDIAFGCFLAWLRVIEKANGAKLLDEAKFPNLTDWAERFCAHAAVKDVMPETDKLAKFAKVLQARKKSAAAAPSK